The following coding sequences are from one Devosia yakushimensis window:
- a CDS encoding ATP-binding cassette domain-containing protein, with the protein MLRVEDLAFAYPGQVTPYHFEMEALPGEITAISGASGSGKSTLLDLLAGFLAPLSGRIDLDGRDLVPLAPESRPVSLLLQSDNLFDHLSAARNVALGLPGKAPAGQTVETALAEVGLAGMGQQTAATLSGGQKQRVALARTLVRNRPVVLLDEPFSALDDATRAATRELVKTLTMAHGWHTILVSHHMDDIEAIASRRYLLDEGRLAEG; encoded by the coding sequence ATGCTGCGCGTTGAAGACCTCGCCTTCGCCTATCCCGGCCAGGTCACACCCTATCACTTCGAGATGGAAGCCCTGCCCGGCGAAATCACCGCCATTTCGGGCGCCAGCGGCTCGGGCAAATCCACCCTGCTCGACCTGCTGGCGGGGTTCCTCGCGCCCCTTTCGGGCCGCATCGATCTCGATGGCCGGGACCTCGTGCCGCTGGCGCCCGAATCCCGGCCGGTCTCGCTGCTGCTGCAATCGGACAATCTTTTCGACCACCTCTCGGCTGCCCGCAATGTGGCGCTCGGCCTGCCCGGCAAGGCGCCTGCGGGGCAGACAGTGGAAACGGCTTTGGCCGAAGTGGGTCTCGCGGGAATGGGCCAACAGACCGCCGCGACATTATCGGGGGGACAGAAACAGCGTGTGGCCCTGGCCCGCACCCTGGTGCGCAACCGCCCCGTCGTGCTGCTGGATGAGCCTTTTTCGGCCCTGGACGACGCCACCCGGGCCGCCACGCGCGAACTGGTCAAGACCCTCACCATGGCCCATGGCTGGCACACCATTCTGGTGAGCCATCACATGGACGATATCGAGGCCATAGCCAGCCGGCGGTATTTGCTGGATGAGGGGAGGCTGGCGGAGGGGTAG
- a CDS encoding DMT family transporter — MTKPLDTENRGISARLLDQPYLLLVLAPLFWGGNVVAAKLVVGEIDPFLLLAARCVGATLFILPFSWPYLKADWPVIRRTWPLLMAFGAIGYALFNVLLYVGLSTTTGVNAAIVQAALPMMILAANFIVFRARVKPLQIAGVIIAIMGVLLTATHGDLGRILGLDINIGDGFVILACLAYTAYTLALKYRPDVHMMSFMAVAFSGAALTGLVMLQFFGPGLTSFATIPQMSPMVWGVIVYVMIFPSMFSQIFYARGVELVGPNRAAPSHNLIPVFGALGSVLVLGERLEIYHYLAAAIIVGGIVLAEWAARRR, encoded by the coding sequence ATGACAAAGCCGCTAGACACCGAAAATCGCGGCATTTCCGCCCGGCTGCTCGATCAGCCCTATTTGCTGCTGGTTCTGGCGCCCCTGTTCTGGGGCGGCAATGTGGTTGCGGCCAAGCTGGTGGTGGGCGAAATCGACCCGTTTCTGCTGCTTGCGGCGCGCTGCGTGGGCGCAACGCTCTTCATCCTGCCCTTCTCTTGGCCGTATCTGAAGGCCGATTGGCCAGTCATCCGGCGCACCTGGCCATTGCTGATGGCGTTTGGGGCGATCGGCTACGCACTCTTTAATGTGCTGCTCTATGTCGGCCTCAGCACGACGACAGGTGTGAACGCCGCGATCGTGCAGGCGGCTCTGCCGATGATGATCCTGGCGGCCAATTTCATCGTCTTCCGCGCCCGCGTGAAGCCATTGCAGATCGCCGGCGTCATCATCGCCATAATGGGTGTGTTGCTGACGGCCACCCATGGCGACCTTGGCCGCATCCTTGGCCTCGACATCAATATCGGCGACGGCTTCGTGATTCTGGCTTGTCTCGCCTATACCGCCTATACGCTGGCGCTCAAATATCGCCCCGACGTGCATATGATGAGCTTCATGGCGGTTGCCTTTTCCGGGGCCGCACTGACCGGGCTGGTCATGCTCCAGTTCTTTGGGCCGGGCCTTACCTCGTTCGCCACCATTCCGCAGATGTCGCCAATGGTCTGGGGCGTCATCGTCTATGTGATGATCTTCCCCTCCATGTTCAGCCAGATTTTCTACGCCCGCGGCGTCGAACTGGTCGGCCCCAACCGCGCCGCACCCAGCCACAATCTCATCCCGGTCTTTGGTGCGCTCGGCTCGGTACTGGTGCTAGGCGAACGGCTGGAAATCTACCACTACCTGGCGGCGGCGATCATCGTTGGCGGCATCGTGCTGGCGGAATGGGCGGCACGGCGGCGCTAG
- a CDS encoding response regulator transcription factor has translation MRILVAEDDPRIATTLGDALRAAGFVVEREADGEEAWFRGDTEAFDAIILDLGLPTLDGLTVLKRWRRAQRNAPVLILTARGDWRERVDGIEAGADDYLVKPFRIEELLARLRALIRRSAGFAASQVDIGDLTFDFAAMQVLRNGVAIPMPPQEYRLVAFLAHRRGRAVSQLEITEHLYAQDYERDSNAVEVLVGRVRKRLGSHVIVTRRGFGYAIGEPN, from the coding sequence CTGCGCATTCTGGTTGCTGAAGACGATCCCCGGATTGCCACTACGCTGGGCGACGCGCTGCGTGCGGCCGGTTTCGTGGTGGAGCGTGAGGCCGATGGCGAGGAAGCCTGGTTCCGGGGCGATACCGAAGCCTTCGACGCCATTATCCTCGATCTTGGCCTGCCGACGCTCGATGGCCTCACCGTGCTCAAGCGCTGGCGGCGCGCCCAGCGCAATGCGCCTGTGCTGATCCTCACCGCCCGGGGCGACTGGCGCGAGCGCGTCGACGGCATCGAGGCGGGCGCCGACGATTATCTCGTCAAGCCCTTCCGCATCGAGGAACTGCTCGCCCGGCTGCGCGCCCTGATCCGCCGCTCGGCCGGCTTTGCCGCCTCGCAAGTCGATATCGGCGATCTGACCTTCGATTTCGCTGCCATGCAGGTGCTGCGCAATGGCGTCGCCATCCCCATGCCGCCCCAGGAATATCGCCTCGTGGCCTTCCTCGCCCATCGGCGCGGCCGCGCCGTTTCGCAACTGGAGATCACCGAGCATCTCTATGCCCAGGATTATGAGCGCGACTCCAACGCCGTCGAAGTGCTGGTCGGGCGGGTGCGCAAGCGGTTGGGCAGCCATGTCATCGTGACCCGCCGCGGCTTCGGCTATGCCATTGGTGAACCCAACTGA
- a CDS encoding RluA family pseudouridine synthase translates to MAENTEEEFEGEAVEIVVDEALAGGRLDAVLAKAHDVLSRNRLKDLILAGAVSIEGTIVSEPKYRVSAGETITLLAPPPEDPEPQPENIPLDILYEDDQLIVINKPVGMVVHPAPGSPSGTLVNALIYHCGASLQGIGGVRRPGIVHRLDRDTSGVMVAAKTELAHKHLSEQFADHGRTGPLHRAYIAFVWGSTETAKGTIEAPLGRDANNRLKQAVRKDGREAITHYFVEARFGDVGWDITRVQCHLETGRTHQIRVHMAYISHPLVADAVYASGYATKINRLPPEVAAPIQALGRQALHAAELGFEHPTTGEEMFFEAPLPPDLEALEEALEPYNKAFAR, encoded by the coding sequence ATGGCCGAAAATACCGAAGAAGAATTCGAGGGCGAGGCAGTCGAGATCGTGGTCGATGAGGCCCTGGCCGGCGGAAGGCTCGATGCCGTCCTGGCCAAAGCCCATGATGTGCTGAGCCGCAACCGCCTCAAGGACCTGATCCTGGCCGGTGCGGTCAGCATCGAGGGAACTATTGTCAGTGAGCCCAAGTACCGCGTCAGCGCGGGCGAGACAATCACCCTTCTCGCCCCGCCCCCCGAAGATCCCGAGCCGCAGCCGGAAAACATCCCGCTCGACATCCTCTACGAGGACGATCAGCTCATCGTCATCAACAAGCCCGTAGGCATGGTGGTCCATCCCGCGCCCGGCAGCCCCTCGGGCACGCTCGTCAACGCGCTGATCTATCATTGCGGGGCAAGTCTGCAGGGCATTGGCGGCGTGCGCCGTCCGGGGATCGTCCATCGCCTCGATCGCGACACCTCCGGCGTCATGGTCGCGGCCAAGACCGAGCTTGCGCACAAGCATCTGTCCGAGCAATTCGCCGATCATGGCCGCACCGGCCCGCTGCACCGGGCCTATATCGCCTTTGTCTGGGGCTCGACCGAAACCGCCAAGGGCACGATCGAGGCGCCCCTGGGGCGCGACGCCAATAACCGGCTGAAACAGGCCGTGCGCAAGGATGGGCGCGAGGCGATCACTCATTATTTCGTCGAAGCGCGCTTTGGCGACGTGGGCTGGGATATTACCCGGGTGCAATGCCATCTCGAAACCGGCCGCACCCACCAGATTCGCGTGCATATGGCCTATATCAGCCATCCCCTGGTGGCCGACGCCGTCTATGCCTCGGGCTATGCCACCAAGATCAACCGGCTGCCGCCCGAAGTCGCCGCCCCCATCCAGGCACTGGGCCGGCAGGCGCTGCACGCGGCCGAACTGGGGTTCGAACACCCCACGACCGGCGAGGAAATGTTCTTCGAAGCCCCGCTGCCGCCCGATCTCGAAGCGCTGGAAGAGGCCTTGGAGCCCTATAACAAGGCTTTTGCGCGGTAA
- a CDS encoding DUF1134 domain-containing protein: MLKRILVTLALLASLLAPATAFAQGSLSDSYSGEELVESGKQFFGSTSQGLASIVERAVSQFGLPNGYILGEDAGGALFAGARYGEGTVYTRNVGQYAVFWQGPSIGFDIGGDGSKVMMLVYNLSQIQDVLGRYAGVNGSAYVIGGFGMTVIKRGDVVMVPIRSGVGARLGINIGYLNFTNEPTWNPF, encoded by the coding sequence ATGCTCAAGCGCATCCTTGTCACACTCGCCCTGCTTGCATCCCTGCTGGCCCCTGCCACGGCTTTCGCCCAAGGCTCGCTCAGCGACAGCTATTCGGGCGAGGAACTGGTCGAGAGCGGCAAGCAGTTCTTCGGCTCCACCTCGCAGGGCCTGGCCTCCATCGTGGAACGGGCGGTGAGCCAGTTCGGCCTGCCCAATGGCTATATTCTGGGCGAGGATGCCGGCGGGGCCCTGTTTGCTGGCGCCCGCTATGGCGAAGGCACGGTCTATACGCGCAATGTGGGCCAATATGCCGTCTTTTGGCAGGGCCCCTCGATCGGCTTCGACATTGGTGGCGACGGCTCCAAGGTCATGATGCTGGTCTACAATCTCTCCCAAATTCAGGACGTGCTGGGGCGCTATGCCGGCGTCAACGGCTCCGCCTATGTCATCGGCGGCTTCGGCATGACGGTGATCAAGCGCGGCGATGTGGTGATGGTGCCGATCCGCTCGGGCGTGGGCGCCCGGCTGGGCATCAATATCGGCTATCTCAACTTCACCAACGAGCCGACCTGGAACCCGTTCTGA
- the thiB gene encoding thiamine ABC transporter substrate binding subunit yields the protein MVKSTSLALAVLAGLFATPAFAQDVPALKIYTYDGFAADWGPGPQLKAGFEAICNCTVDFIAADSSIGTLRRVQLEGATTEADLIVGLDTAIAGEARDTGLFAEHNFYFDNLTLPTGWTDKSFVPFDYAHFAFVYDSDKVANPPKSFEELIALPDDFKIVIQDPRSATPGLGLVLWIKAAYGDRAPEIWAGLKPHILTVTREWSESYNLFLEGEADMALSYTTSPAYHIVEEDDDTIKAALFEEGHFAQTEVAGVLKSSKHQELAFQFLDYLTSADAQKIIPTTNWMFPVIDLGYELNPAFGALPQPEKTLTLPDAEIEANTPAWIDEMLKAIQ from the coding sequence ATGGTCAAATCCACCTCTCTGGCGCTTGCGGTCCTTGCCGGACTCTTCGCCACGCCCGCCTTCGCCCAGGATGTGCCGGCGCTCAAAATCTATACCTATGATGGTTTTGCCGCCGATTGGGGCCCCGGCCCCCAGCTCAAGGCCGGCTTTGAAGCCATTTGCAACTGCACGGTCGATTTCATCGCCGCGGATTCCTCCATCGGCACGCTGCGCCGTGTGCAGCTCGAAGGCGCCACGACCGAGGCCGATCTGATCGTCGGGCTCGATACCGCCATTGCCGGGGAAGCGCGCGACACCGGGCTGTTTGCCGAGCACAATTTCTATTTCGACAACCTGACCCTGCCCACCGGCTGGACCGACAAGAGCTTCGTGCCCTTCGATTACGCCCATTTCGCCTTTGTCTATGACAGCGACAAGGTGGCCAATCCGCCAAAGTCGTTCGAAGAGCTGATCGCCCTGCCCGACGATTTCAAGATCGTCATCCAGGACCCGCGTTCGGCAACGCCCGGCCTGGGCCTCGTGCTCTGGATCAAGGCTGCCTATGGCGACCGCGCGCCCGAAATCTGGGCCGGGCTCAAGCCCCATATCCTGACCGTCACGCGCGAATGGAGCGAAAGCTACAATCTCTTCCTTGAGGGTGAGGCCGATATGGCGCTCTCCTACACCACCTCGCCAGCCTATCACATCGTCGAGGAAGACGACGATACGATCAAGGCAGCCCTGTTCGAGGAGGGCCATTTCGCCCAGACCGAAGTGGCTGGCGTGCTCAAATCCTCCAAGCACCAGGAACTCGCCTTCCAGTTCCTCGATTACCTGACATCGGCCGACGCCCAGAAGATCATCCCCACCACCAATTGGATGTTCCCGGTCATCGACCTTGGCTATGAACTGAACCCCGCCTTTGGCGCGCTGCCCCAGCCGGAAAAGACCCTGACCCTGCCCGACGCCGAGATCGAGGCGAATACACCTGCCTGGATCGACGAGATGCTGAAGGCGATTCAGTAG
- a CDS encoding dihydrodipicolinate synthase family protein, with protein sequence MTERLSGMFAALMTGLSEQGEFDPRRQRNINEYVLRQGLAGLYVGGSSGESGLLTSEELLAQQGIVAESAAASGAVLIAHVGMANLRDSISLARNAERLGYQALSALPPHSYPFSDAEIFAYYQGLAAATALPMIVYEIPLRTGRPLPLDLLVRLLDIPNVAGIKFTSTDLFKYARLRRRRPDRVYYYGFDEIYAAAAALGTDGGIGTTYNILGKLYVAIDQAVRSSQLDRAQSLQQLSQDFVEALLDFGVLPGMKAAFRAIGVDCGPTRLPLDLAASGAEAKMGEVLARPAINEWLTV encoded by the coding sequence ATGACGGAACGTCTATCGGGCATGTTTGCGGCCCTGATGACCGGTTTGAGCGAGCAGGGCGAATTCGATCCCCGGCGCCAGCGCAATATCAATGAATATGTGCTGCGCCAGGGTCTTGCCGGGCTCTATGTCGGCGGCAGCAGCGGAGAATCGGGGCTGCTGACCAGCGAGGAGCTGCTGGCCCAGCAAGGCATCGTGGCCGAAAGCGCCGCGGCGTCGGGCGCGGTGCTGATTGCCCATGTCGGCATGGCCAATCTGCGCGACTCGATCAGCCTTGCCCGCAATGCCGAGCGGCTGGGCTACCAGGCGCTTTCGGCGCTGCCGCCGCATTCCTATCCCTTTTCCGACGCGGAAATCTTCGCCTATTATCAAGGCCTTGCCGCCGCGACGGCGCTGCCGATGATCGTTTATGAAATTCCGCTGCGGACCGGGCGGCCGCTGCCGCTGGACTTGCTCGTGCGCCTGCTCGACATTCCCAATGTCGCGGGCATCAAATTCACTTCCACGGACCTGTTCAAATATGCCCGCCTGCGGCGGCGGCGGCCGGACAGGGTCTATTATTACGGTTTTGACGAGATCTATGCCGCCGCCGCGGCCCTGGGGACGGATGGCGGCATCGGTACGACCTACAATATCTTGGGCAAGCTTTATGTGGCGATCGACCAGGCCGTTCGGTCGAGCCAGCTCGACCGTGCCCAGTCCTTGCAGCAATTGTCGCAGGATTTTGTCGAGGCCCTGCTGGATTTCGGTGTCCTGCCAGGCATGAAGGCGGCTTTCCGGGCCATCGGCGTCGATTGCGGCCCCACCCGATTGCCGCTCGATCTGGCCGCGTCCGGCGCGGAAGCAAAAATGGGCGAGGTCTTGGCCCGCCCGGCGATCAACGAATGGCTGACTGTGTGA
- a CDS encoding adenylosuccinate synthase, which yields MANVVVVGSQWGDEGKGKIVDWLSERADVVVRYHGGHNAGHTLVIDGVSYKLALLPSGLVQGKLSVIGNGVVVDPHHFVQEMAKLRGQGVNITPEILRIADNAPLILSLHRELDAIREDSNSGLKIGTTKRGIGPAYEDKVGRRAIRLIDLSEPETLMPKIERLLAHHNALRRGMGLVEIEASAIHEELISVAAEILPFMDRVWQVLDDKRKAGARILFEGAQGALLDNDHGTYPFVTSSNTVAGQAAAGSGLGPTAIGYVLGITKAYTTRVGEGPFPCELDDEIGRHLATVGREVGVNTGRPRRCGWFDAVLVRQTVKTSGISGIALTKLDVLDGLKEIKICVGYELDGSRIDYLPASMGAQARVTPIYETLEGWSGTTAGARSWAELPAQAVKYVRYIEELIGAPVAMLSTSPERADTILVVDPFQD from the coding sequence ATGGCGAATGTGGTTGTCGTCGGCTCGCAGTGGGGCGACGAGGGCAAAGGCAAGATCGTGGACTGGCTCAGCGAGCGCGCCGATGTGGTGGTGCGCTATCATGGCGGCCACAATGCGGGCCATACGCTGGTCATCGACGGGGTGAGCTACAAGCTGGCCTTGCTGCCCTCGGGATTGGTGCAGGGCAAGCTTTCGGTCATTGGCAATGGCGTGGTGGTGGACCCCCATCACTTCGTGCAGGAGATGGCCAAGCTGCGCGGGCAGGGTGTCAACATCACCCCCGAAATCCTGCGCATTGCCGACAATGCTCCGCTGATCCTGTCGCTGCATCGCGAGCTCGATGCGATTCGCGAGGATTCCAATTCCGGCCTCAAGATCGGCACCACCAAGCGCGGCATCGGCCCGGCCTATGAAGACAAGGTGGGCCGCCGCGCCATTCGCCTGATCGATCTCAGCGAGCCGGAAACGCTGATGCCCAAGATCGAGCGCCTGCTCGCCCACCACAATGCGCTGCGCCGCGGTATGGGGCTGGTGGAAATCGAAGCTTCGGCGATCCACGAGGAACTGATCTCGGTCGCCGCCGAAATCCTGCCCTTCATGGACCGGGTCTGGCAGGTGCTGGACGACAAGCGCAAAGCCGGCGCCCGCATCCTGTTCGAAGGTGCGCAGGGTGCTTTGCTTGACAATGATCACGGCACTTATCCCTTCGTTACCTCCTCCAATACCGTTGCCGGGCAGGCCGCGGCCGGGTCGGGCCTGGGGCCCACGGCCATCGGTTATGTGCTTGGCATCACCAAGGCCTATACGACCCGCGTGGGCGAGGGCCCGTTCCCGTGCGAACTCGATGACGAGATCGGCCGCCATCTGGCCACGGTTGGCCGCGAAGTAGGCGTCAATACCGGGCGGCCGCGCCGTTGCGGGTGGTTTGATGCGGTGCTGGTACGCCAGACGGTCAAGACCTCGGGTATTTCGGGCATTGCGCTGACCAAGCTCGACGTGCTCGATGGGCTCAAGGAGATCAAAATCTGCGTCGGCTACGAGCTGGACGGATCACGAATTGATTACTTGCCTGCCTCAATGGGGGCACAGGCGCGCGTTACCCCGATTTATGAGACGCTGGAGGGATGGTCGGGAACGACGGCTGGCGCACGGAGCTGGGCCGAGCTTCCGGCGCAGGCGGTCAAATATGTGCGCTATATTGAAGAGCTGATCGGGGCGCCCGTTGCCATGCTGTCGACGAGCCCGGAACGTGCCGATACCATCCTTGTCGTAGACCCATTCCAAGACTGA
- a CDS encoding sensor histidine kinase, producing the protein MAALWIGLALLLAAIGIGYLFVQTVEHNLRAELSAGISRIAAVIDPQANSPALSQSPGDPRYDIPLSGSYWQINPMQGGVPLRSPSLWDFVLAPALGAGENQQFAQLDGPNGQTLSAVTRKIDLPGQASYLVTVAADRSVIDQSIRQFGMALLIGLLLLGGSLMAAAYLQVRMGLAPLDSVRTGIAAVRRGDGTAMAGSYPKEVQPLIAEIDALLASQASSVEFARQRAADLAHGLKTPLAVLGNLAEALRGNGDGETAGRIDSLAGEMLERIDYQLHLSRLRHRTHQHMLRASLETALHRTLAVVERTPQGEKLAWTLHADPLDVDIDSNDLIELLGVILENAARWARSTVWITARAVGGQAEVTVRDDGPGLEAAQLAALGRRGQRFDEDSGGHGLGIAIASNIVTLNGGEISFERAETGGLLVRLRLPLASAAQE; encoded by the coding sequence TTGGCGGCGCTCTGGATCGGCCTGGCGCTATTATTGGCCGCCATCGGCATCGGCTATCTGTTCGTGCAAACCGTCGAGCACAATCTGCGGGCCGAATTGTCGGCCGGGATCAGCCGCATCGCTGCGGTCATTGATCCCCAGGCAAACAGCCCCGCTTTATCCCAAAGCCCCGGCGATCCCCGCTATGACATCCCGCTCAGCGGCTCTTACTGGCAGATCAATCCCATGCAGGGCGGGGTGCCATTGCGCTCCCCCTCGCTCTGGGATTTCGTGCTGGCGCCCGCACTCGGGGCCGGCGAAAATCAGCAATTCGCCCAGCTCGACGGCCCCAACGGGCAGACGCTTTCGGCCGTAACGCGCAAGATCGACCTGCCGGGACAGGCCAGCTATCTGGTGACCGTGGCTGCCGATCGCAGCGTCATCGATCAATCCATCCGCCAGTTCGGCATGGCGCTGCTCATCGGCCTGCTCTTGCTGGGCGGCAGTCTCATGGCCGCCGCCTATCTGCAGGTGCGCATGGGGCTGGCGCCGCTCGACAGCGTGCGCACCGGCATAGCGGCGGTTCGCCGGGGCGATGGCACGGCCATGGCCGGCTCCTACCCCAAGGAGGTGCAACCCTTGATCGCCGAGATCGATGCGCTGCTCGCCAGCCAGGCCAGTTCGGTCGAATTCGCCCGCCAGCGCGCCGCCGACCTGGCGCATGGCCTCAAGACACCGCTCGCCGTGCTGGGCAACCTGGCCGAAGCATTGCGCGGCAATGGCGATGGCGAGACGGCCGGCCGGATCGATAGTCTGGCCGGGGAAATGCTCGAACGCATCGATTATCAACTACACCTGTCGCGGCTGCGCCACCGCACCCACCAGCACATGCTGCGCGCCTCGCTGGAAACGGCCTTGCATCGCACCCTGGCGGTAGTCGAGCGCACGCCGCAAGGCGAAAAGCTCGCCTGGACGCTGCATGCCGATCCGCTCGATGTCGATATCGACAGCAACGACCTGATCGAGCTGCTTGGCGTCATCCTGGAAAATGCAGCGCGCTGGGCCAGGAGCACCGTCTGGATTACCGCCCGCGCCGTTGGCGGCCAGGCCGAGGTGACGGTGCGCGATGACGGGCCGGGGCTCGAGGCCGCCCAATTGGCGGCCTTGGGGCGGCGCGGCCAGCGCTTTGACGAAGACAGCGGCGGGCACGGCCTGGGCATCGCGATCGCCAGCAATATCGTCACCCTCAATGGCGGCGAGATAAGCTTCGAACGCGCCGAGACCGGCGGGCTGCTGGTGCGGCTGCGCCTGCCATTGGCAAGCGCAGCGCAGGAGTAA
- the rpoH gene encoding RNA polymerase sigma factor RpoH, translating to MAQTNLPVLSSEGGLSRYLQEIRKFPMLEPDEEYMLAKRYKEHADPGAAQKLITSHLRLVAKIAMGYRGYGLPISEVISEGNVGLMHAVKRFEPEKGFRLATYAMWWIRAAIQEYVLRSWSLVKIGTTAAQKRLFFNLRKVKGQIAALDDGSLHPDQIKQIATTLNVTEDDVVSMNARLSGDASLNSPMRADEGSSEWQDWLVDDTPSQETALGESEEYTERMGLLTNAMDVLNERERAIFNARRLQENPATLEELAQQYDVSRERIRQIEVRAFEKVQDAVKEAARSAA from the coding sequence ATGGCCCAGACAAATCTGCCGGTCCTTTCAAGCGAAGGCGGGCTGAGCCGCTATCTTCAGGAAATCCGCAAGTTCCCCATGTTGGAACCGGATGAAGAATATATGCTCGCCAAGCGCTATAAAGAGCATGCCGATCCCGGCGCTGCCCAAAAGCTCATTACCTCTCACCTGCGTCTCGTTGCCAAGATCGCCATGGGCTATCGCGGTTATGGCCTGCCCATTTCCGAGGTTATCTCGGAAGGCAATGTGGGCCTGATGCATGCGGTCAAGCGCTTCGAGCCGGAAAAGGGCTTCCGGCTGGCCACCTATGCCATGTGGTGGATCCGCGCCGCCATTCAGGAATATGTCCTGCGCTCCTGGAGCCTGGTCAAGATCGGCACCACTGCCGCGCAAAAGCGCCTGTTCTTCAACCTGCGTAAGGTGAAGGGCCAGATCGCCGCGCTCGACGATGGGAGCCTGCATCCTGACCAGATCAAGCAGATCGCCACCACGCTCAACGTCACCGAAGACGATGTGGTGTCGATGAATGCGCGCCTGTCGGGCGACGCTTCGCTGAACTCGCCGATGCGGGCCGACGAAGGTTCCTCGGAATGGCAAGATTGGCTGGTCGACGACACCCCGAGCCAGGAAACGGCTTTGGGCGAAAGCGAGGAGTATACCGAGCGCATGGGTCTTCTGACCAATGCCATGGACGTGCTCAACGAGCGCGAACGCGCCATCTTCAACGCCCGCCGGCTGCAGGAAAACCCGGCGACGCTCGAAGAGCTGGCCCAGCAATATGACGTCAGCCGCGAACGCATCCGCCAGATCGAGGTCCGCGCCTTTGAAAAGGTGCAGGACGCGGTCAAGGAAGCTGCCCGCAGCGCGGCCTAA
- a CDS encoding DUF6476 family protein: protein MSNPNESGPDGPYVNEPLSPEAQAALAKARRSFRFSISILLLGFMAIALALVYRVMRDAPPPAVAETVAIPAGAAIVSAVVADGAINVTYTIDGVTTLGLFDQATGELTRSVVIGAE, encoded by the coding sequence ATGAGCAATCCTAACGAGTCCGGGCCAGACGGCCCCTATGTAAACGAGCCATTGTCGCCCGAGGCGCAGGCTGCGCTCGCCAAGGCGCGCCGCTCGTTCCGGTTTTCAATCAGCATTCTGTTGCTCGGCTTTATGGCGATTGCCCTGGCGCTTGTCTATCGCGTGATGCGCGATGCGCCGCCACCAGCCGTGGCCGAAACCGTCGCCATCCCGGCCGGGGCAGCGATTGTCTCGGCCGTGGTGGCCGATGGGGCGATCAATGTGACCTATACGATCGATGGCGTCACGACGCTGGGCCTGTTCGATCAGGCCACGGGAGAATTGACGCGCAGCGTGGTGATCGGGGCGGAGTAG
- a CDS encoding thiamine diphosphokinase, whose protein sequence is MSGADGLPIVFEGPLAIVGGGVVDPALLVELDRRGVALVGADGGGDAIGDAGLVPAAIIGDLDSLSNRTGWEQRTRVVHLAEQETTDFEKALYSTAAPLTLALGMTGKRLDHTLSALNAMQKFALRRHLLLVDEVDVALAVIGPFSFEAAKGERVSIYPLAEVSFARSERLLYPLDGLTLAPGGRLGTSNEGLGGRVEIVPADDTPWLLILDKSHLPALIDLLLAPA, encoded by the coding sequence GTGAGCGGCGCGGATGGGCTGCCCATCGTGTTTGAAGGCCCATTGGCCATTGTGGGCGGCGGGGTGGTGGACCCGGCTCTGCTGGTCGAGTTGGACCGGCGGGGCGTCGCCCTGGTGGGCGCCGATGGCGGGGGCGATGCAATCGGGGATGCGGGCCTGGTGCCCGCCGCGATCATCGGCGATCTTGATTCCCTCTCCAACCGGACCGGTTGGGAGCAACGGACCAGGGTCGTCCACCTTGCCGAGCAGGAAACCACCGACTTCGAGAAAGCCCTCTATTCGACCGCAGCGCCGCTGACATTGGCGCTGGGCATGACCGGCAAGCGGCTCGATCACACATTGTCAGCGCTGAATGCCATGCAGAAATTTGCGCTGCGGCGGCATCTGCTGCTGGTGGATGAGGTCGACGTGGCGCTGGCCGTAATTGGCCCGTTCAGCTTCGAAGCCGCCAAGGGCGAGCGGGTGTCGATCTATCCCCTGGCGGAAGTGAGCTTTGCCCGCTCCGAGCGACTGCTCTATCCGCTGGATGGATTGACGCTGGCGCCGGGCGGACGGCTCGGTACGTCCAATGAGGGGCTCGGGGGGCGGGTCGAGATTGTTCCGGCCGACGACACGCCCTGGCTGCTCATCCTCGACAAGTCGCATCTGCCGGCGCTCATCGACCTGCTCCTCGCCCCTGCGTGA